The proteins below come from a single Longimicrobium sp. genomic window:
- a CDS encoding ABC transporter ATP-binding protein: MANGSGNQALIQLEGVSKVFLTEDVETHALANVHLEVRQGEYLAIAGPSGCGKTTLLSILGLLDSPTDGVYQLAGKPVSGLSASDRARIRNREIGFIFQAFNLIGDLTVKENVELPLTYRGMPASERQKRVQEALEKVGMSHRMNHYPSQLSGGQQQRVAVARAIAGDPHVLLADEPTGNLDSTNGEQVMGLLQELHREGATIVMVTHDPRYAEHAERTIHLFDGQVVRDERSEVAAELERHGFELHDN; encoded by the coding sequence ATGGCGAACGGCAGCGGCAACCAGGCACTGATCCAGCTCGAGGGCGTGAGCAAGGTGTTCCTCACCGAGGACGTGGAGACGCACGCGCTCGCCAACGTCCACCTGGAGGTGAGGCAGGGAGAGTACCTGGCGATCGCCGGGCCCTCGGGGTGCGGCAAGACCACGCTGCTCTCCATCCTGGGGCTGCTGGACTCGCCCACCGACGGCGTGTACCAGCTGGCCGGCAAGCCCGTGTCGGGGCTCTCGGCCAGCGACCGGGCGCGCATCCGCAACCGCGAGATCGGCTTCATCTTCCAGGCGTTCAACCTGATCGGCGACCTGACGGTCAAGGAGAACGTGGAGCTGCCGCTCACCTACCGCGGCATGCCGGCGTCGGAGCGGCAGAAGCGGGTGCAGGAGGCGCTGGAGAAGGTGGGGATGAGCCACCGCATGAACCACTACCCCTCGCAGCTCTCCGGCGGCCAGCAGCAGCGCGTGGCGGTGGCCCGCGCCATCGCCGGCGACCCGCACGTGCTGCTGGCCGACGAGCCCACCGGCAACCTGGACTCCACCAACGGCGAGCAGGTGATGGGGCTCCTCCAGGAGCTGCACCGCGAGGGCGCCACCATCGTGATGGTCACCCACGACCCGCGCTACGCCGAGCACGCCGAGCGCACCATCCACCTCTTCGACGGCCAGGTGGTGCGCGACGAGCGCAGCGAAGTCGCCGCCGAGCTGGAGCGCCACGGCTTCGAGCTGCACGACAACTGA